A genomic region of Anas acuta chromosome 1, bAnaAcu1.1, whole genome shotgun sequence contains the following coding sequences:
- the LOC137853233 gene encoding folate receptor gamma-like isoform X2, with product MRAGQVLLVLLAASAVMPAKDPLLNVCMDAKHHKTKPGPEGTLHGQCAPWKDNACCTANTSSEAHRDQSYLYNFNWNHCGVMPPKCKRHFIQDTCLYECSPNLGPWIDQVDSSWRRERILHVPLCKEDCEEWWEDCKDYVTCKDNWHKGWNWATGTNRCPWGSICRPFAEVFPEPKDLCEKIWSNSYKYTTERRGSGRCIQMWFDPAKGNPNVVVAKYYAWKKRSSPVGMENVTPEAGKAVCALPWPVLVLLPLALVLLPGGARCGPPAWGSL from the exons ATGAGAGCAGGGCAGGTGCTGCTCGTGCTGTTGGCTGCCTCAGCAGTGATGCCTGCAAAGGACCCGTTGCTGAATGTCTGTATGGATGCCAAACACCACAAAACCAAGCCTGGCCCAGAAGGGACGCTGCATGGCCAG TGTGCTCCCTGGAAGGACAATGCCTGCTGCACAGCCAACACGAGTTCAGAAGCCCACAGGGACCAGTCTTACCTGTACAACTTCAACTGGAACCACTGTGGGGTGATGCCACCCAAGTGCAAACGCCACTTCATCCAGGACACGTGCTTGTATGAGTGCTCACCCAACCTGGGGCCCTGGATTGACCAG GTTGACAGCAGCTGGCGTCGGGAGAGGATTCTCCATGTGCCACTCTGCAAGGAGGACTGTGAGGAGTGGTGGGAGGACTGCAAGGACTATGTGACATGCAAAGACAACTGGCACAAGGGCTGGAACTGGGCGACAG GAACAAACCGCTGTCCTTGGGGCTCCATATGCAGGCCCTTCGCCGAAGTCTTCCCCGAACCAAAAGACCTGTGTGAGAAGATCTGGTCCAACTCCTACAAATACACCACAGAGCGTCGGGGCAGCGGACGCTGCATCCAGATGTGGTTTGACCCTGCCAAGGGGAACCCCAATGTGGTTGTGGCGAAGTACTATGCCTGGAAGAAGAGATCCTCACCTGTGGGGATGGAGAACGTGACTCCTGAGGCTGGTAAAGCTGTGTGTGCACTGCCGTGGCCtgtcctggtcctgctgcctcTGGCCCTGGTGTTGCTCCCTGGGGGAGCAAGGTGTGGGCCCCCTGCATGGGGGTCCCTGTGA
- the LOC137853233 gene encoding folate receptor gamma-like isoform X1 codes for MLSSWPVQHINYCCLWQTPSCAVPVPHSSGLPSPDLNGVAVEMRAGQVLLVLLAASAVMPAKDPLLNVCMDAKHHKTKPGPEGTLHGQCAPWKDNACCTANTSSEAHRDQSYLYNFNWNHCGVMPPKCKRHFIQDTCLYECSPNLGPWIDQVDSSWRRERILHVPLCKEDCEEWWEDCKDYVTCKDNWHKGWNWATGTNRCPWGSICRPFAEVFPEPKDLCEKIWSNSYKYTTERRGSGRCIQMWFDPAKGNPNVVVAKYYAWKKRSSPVGMENVTPEAGKAVCALPWPVLVLLPLALVLLPGGARCGPPAWGSL; via the exons ATGCT GAGCAGCTGGCCTGTGCAGCACATCAACTACTGCTGCTTGTGGCAGACCCCTTCCTGCGCTGTCCCTGTCCCGCACAGCTCTGGCCTCCCATCCCCTGACCTGAACGGGGTGGCTGTGGAGATGAGAGCAGGGCAGGTGCTGCTCGTGCTGTTGGCTGCCTCAGCAGTGATGCCTGCAAAGGACCCGTTGCTGAATGTCTGTATGGATGCCAAACACCACAAAACCAAGCCTGGCCCAGAAGGGACGCTGCATGGCCAG TGTGCTCCCTGGAAGGACAATGCCTGCTGCACAGCCAACACGAGTTCAGAAGCCCACAGGGACCAGTCTTACCTGTACAACTTCAACTGGAACCACTGTGGGGTGATGCCACCCAAGTGCAAACGCCACTTCATCCAGGACACGTGCTTGTATGAGTGCTCACCCAACCTGGGGCCCTGGATTGACCAG GTTGACAGCAGCTGGCGTCGGGAGAGGATTCTCCATGTGCCACTCTGCAAGGAGGACTGTGAGGAGTGGTGGGAGGACTGCAAGGACTATGTGACATGCAAAGACAACTGGCACAAGGGCTGGAACTGGGCGACAG GAACAAACCGCTGTCCTTGGGGCTCCATATGCAGGCCCTTCGCCGAAGTCTTCCCCGAACCAAAAGACCTGTGTGAGAAGATCTGGTCCAACTCCTACAAATACACCACAGAGCGTCGGGGCAGCGGACGCTGCATCCAGATGTGGTTTGACCCTGCCAAGGGGAACCCCAATGTGGTTGTGGCGAAGTACTATGCCTGGAAGAAGAGATCCTCACCTGTGGGGATGGAGAACGTGACTCCTGAGGCTGGTAAAGCTGTGTGTGCACTGCCGTGGCCtgtcctggtcctgctgcctcTGGCCCTGGTGTTGCTCCCTGGGGGAGCAAGGTGTGGGCCCCCTGCATGGGGGTCCCTGTGA